One genomic region from Quercus robur chromosome 4, dhQueRobu3.1, whole genome shotgun sequence encodes:
- the LOC126721934 gene encoding uncharacterized protein LOC126721934 isoform X1: MKMEDLLKNKMFATHAIAAASSVTLGTALTYPLDTIKVLVQVGSGPGKQLTPAQVLDRVRSLSGNSGLYSGFGWLASGRILGLGTRFGIYEILTAFYKDGREDNFVYVSEALMAGIVAGAAESLISSPFELFKLREQVKSASRIPTSTWVTEKGTGSPLIARLLHGFSPDKRALNQSVSLLSTLATKHPNMMGALQEYPWMITGSGRPPSVCDVSRPLDVISLEGWSALWRGIRSGVVRDSVFSGIFFSSWQFLHRAMLDWKAVGMDPLPRSDEEIGPLSPLAVSLAAGFSGSVAAAASHCFDTAKTRTQCIVLPKYVSMERNLLGWRRPGNRFERVTGIHPSDRNLLFRGIWLRMARCGFASFVIVGSYFLTVDHLV; this comes from the exons ATGGAAGATTTGTTGAAGAACAAAATGTTTGCAACCCATGCCATTGCTGCGGCATCTTCGGTTACATTAGGCACTGCTCTCACTTACCCTCTTGACACTATCAAAGTCCTTGTCCAG GTTGGTTCGGGTCCTGGTAAACAATTGACTCCTGCTCAGGTTTTAGATAGAGTTCGATCTTTATCTGGAAATTCAG GTTTGTACAGTGGTTTTGGGTGGTTGGCTTCGGGGAGAATTTTAGGTTTGGGAACGCGCTTTGGGATCTATGAAATATTGACGGCTTTTTATAAAG ATGGTCGAGAAGACAATTTTGTCTATGTCTCTGAGGCCCTTATGGCAGGCATTGTAGCTGGTGCTGCAGAATCACTCATAAGCTCTCCATTTGAACTTTTTAAACTTCGTGAACAGGTTAAATCTGCTTCTCGCATTCCAACCTCAACCTGGGTTACAGAAAAGGGAACTGGTTCACCTTTGATTGCAAGATTACTACATGGATTCTCTCCTGACAAGAGAGCACTGAACCAATCTGTAAGCCTTTTGTCCACCCTAGCAACCAAACATCCCAATATGATGGGTGCTTTACAGGAGTACCCATGGATGATTACTGGGTCTGGGAGGCCACCATCTGTGTGTGATGTTAGTAGGCCATTGGATGTCATCTCTTTGGAAGGATGGAGTGCATTATGGAGAGGTATTCGGTCAGGAGTTGTTCGAGATTCTGTTTTCAGTGGCATATTCTTTTCTAGCTGGCAATTTCTTCACCGAGCAATGCTTGACTGGAAAGCAGTTGGAATGGATCCTTTGCCCAG GTCAGATGAAGAAATTGGGCCACTGTCTCCTTTAGCTGTTAGTCTTGCAGCTGGGTTTTCTGGTTCTGTAGCTGCTGCCGCTTCTCATTGTTTTGACACTGCAAAAACCCGAACACAATGCATTGTGCTGCCCAAG TATGTCTCTATGGAAAGGAACCTTCTTGGATGGAGAAGACCTGGGAATAGGTTTGAGAGAGTTACAGGGATTCATCCTTCAGATAGGAATCTCTTGTTCCGTGGAATTTGGTTGCGGATGGCTCGCTGTGGATTTGCATCATTCGTGATTGTGGGGAGTTATTTCTTGACTGTTGATCATCTTGTTTGA
- the LOC126721934 gene encoding uncharacterized protein LOC126721934 isoform X2 — MEDLLKNKMFATHAIAAASSVTLGTALTYPLDTIKVLVQVGSGPGKQLTPAQVLDRVRSLSGNSGLYSGFGWLASGRILGLGTRFGIYEILTAFYKDGREDNFVYVSEALMAGIVAGAAESLISSPFELFKLREQVKSASRIPTSTWVTEKGTGSPLIARLLHGFSPDKRALNQSVSLLSTLATKHPNMMGALQEYPWMITGSGRPPSVCDVSRPLDVISLEGWSALWRGIRSGVVRDSVFSGIFFSSWQFLHRAMLDWKAVGMDPLPRSDEEIGPLSPLAVSLAAGFSGSVAAAASHCFDTAKTRTQCIVLPKYVSMERNLLGWRRPGNRFERVTGIHPSDRNLLFRGIWLRMARCGFASFVIVGSYFLTVDHLV, encoded by the exons ATGGAAGATTTGTTGAAGAACAAAATGTTTGCAACCCATGCCATTGCTGCGGCATCTTCGGTTACATTAGGCACTGCTCTCACTTACCCTCTTGACACTATCAAAGTCCTTGTCCAG GTTGGTTCGGGTCCTGGTAAACAATTGACTCCTGCTCAGGTTTTAGATAGAGTTCGATCTTTATCTGGAAATTCAG GTTTGTACAGTGGTTTTGGGTGGTTGGCTTCGGGGAGAATTTTAGGTTTGGGAACGCGCTTTGGGATCTATGAAATATTGACGGCTTTTTATAAAG ATGGTCGAGAAGACAATTTTGTCTATGTCTCTGAGGCCCTTATGGCAGGCATTGTAGCTGGTGCTGCAGAATCACTCATAAGCTCTCCATTTGAACTTTTTAAACTTCGTGAACAGGTTAAATCTGCTTCTCGCATTCCAACCTCAACCTGGGTTACAGAAAAGGGAACTGGTTCACCTTTGATTGCAAGATTACTACATGGATTCTCTCCTGACAAGAGAGCACTGAACCAATCTGTAAGCCTTTTGTCCACCCTAGCAACCAAACATCCCAATATGATGGGTGCTTTACAGGAGTACCCATGGATGATTACTGGGTCTGGGAGGCCACCATCTGTGTGTGATGTTAGTAGGCCATTGGATGTCATCTCTTTGGAAGGATGGAGTGCATTATGGAGAGGTATTCGGTCAGGAGTTGTTCGAGATTCTGTTTTCAGTGGCATATTCTTTTCTAGCTGGCAATTTCTTCACCGAGCAATGCTTGACTGGAAAGCAGTTGGAATGGATCCTTTGCCCAG GTCAGATGAAGAAATTGGGCCACTGTCTCCTTTAGCTGTTAGTCTTGCAGCTGGGTTTTCTGGTTCTGTAGCTGCTGCCGCTTCTCATTGTTTTGACACTGCAAAAACCCGAACACAATGCATTGTGCTGCCCAAG TATGTCTCTATGGAAAGGAACCTTCTTGGATGGAGAAGACCTGGGAATAGGTTTGAGAGAGTTACAGGGATTCATCCTTCAGATAGGAATCTCTTGTTCCGTGGAATTTGGTTGCGGATGGCTCGCTGTGGATTTGCATCATTCGTGATTGTGGGGAGTTATTTCTTGACTGTTGATCATCTTGTTTGA